The following are encoded in a window of Panicum virgatum strain AP13 chromosome 5N, P.virgatum_v5, whole genome shotgun sequence genomic DNA:
- the LOC120673091 gene encoding calmodulin-1 encodes MADQLTDDQIAEFKEAFSLFDKDGDGCITTKELGTVMRSLGQNPTEAELQDMINEVDADGNGTIDFPEFLNLMARKMKDTDSEEELKEAFRVFDKDQNGFISAAELRHVMTNLGEKLTDEEVDEMIREADVDGDGQINYEEFVKVMMAK; translated from the exons ATGGCGGACCAGCTCACCGACGACCAGATCGCCGAGTTCAAGGAGGCCTTCAGCCTCTTCGACAAGGACGGCGACG GCTGCATCACCACCAAGGAACTTGGAACTGTGATGCGCTCATTGGGGCAGAACCCTACCGAGGCTGAACTCCAGGACATGATCAATGAGGTTGATGCAGATGGCAACGGAACCATTGACTTCCCTGAGTTCCTCAACCTGATGGCACGCAAGATGAAGGACACTGACTCTGAGGAGGAGCTCAAGGAGGCCTTCCGTGTGTTTGACAAGGACCAGAACGGCTTCATCTCCGCGGCTGAGCTCCGCCACGTCATGACCAACCTTGGCGAGAAGCTGACAGATGAGGAGGTGGACGAGATGATCCGCGAAGCTGATGTGGATGGTGATGGCCAGATCAACTACGAGGAGTTCGTGAAGGTGATGATGGCCAAGTGA